The DNA window aaggggaaattaaaaaatagattcatgaaaaatttgtttttatattcagATAAGCTTTGTGAACGCTgcattatattgttttaagttttttaagaGCAGAAAGAAATATctctagaaattttttttgccaGATatcattagaagatattttttttcgtgtgttttatcaatgaaatacaatgaCAGCTGAATTATTCGTCTCTCTGAAGGTGTCTAGACCATTAAGGAATGCAAACAATGCATTTTAAGTgaaggttgggggggggggggggggtttgcgGAAGAGTCAAGGAAAGTTCGAAAATAACGCATATCTTGCAAACTTTTTGTCCATATGATTAAATTACGAACTATCTTTGCCTGTGGGTGATATGTATTCtatttagaaacattaaaaaccAATTGATTTCTCGACTGATTTCCAAGGCCAAGAATTTGAAACATTAACCTATATTTACGGGTGATTATCTTGTATAAAGCAGGTGGAACCACTAGGTCATTCCAGTAAAATATCgcaaagagagaaaaaaatctagTGTATTTCCTAAAGTTAGTGgagcaaatgaattaaaatttttgacgCATACTTGGTTTCCATCCCGAGCCAGACGGAATATTGGCATTAGAGTTTGTAGGTTGGTAGATACGGAGGTCAGAAGCTAAAGAAGTTAGGCCACGTTTGTTTACAATGAATTACGCGTAATCTAAAACACTGCTCATCGCTCCTCAATCAACCGGTATATAGCGCAACTGACCGAATTCTGACATTTTTTTCGTATACAAACCACTGGAGAAAAGTTAACTTTGATTATAATGGTGTATCCCACAAACTATACTTACAACTATGAAAAAACCAaagttttttattcattgaaattaattcaCATACCTGAAGAAAAAACCCTCAATATTTGAAGACTGGAGGGAAAAAATAAATCCTGAAACTAGTTCTGTTCAGAGTCCGTGCATTCTTTTCGTTTTTAGTAGATCATAGTTTCTGCATTTATGTGACAatcaattaaaacagaaatagaTCAAAAGAAATCAGAACCAATTTCTTTCACTGTTTACAAACAGAATTACAGctttgttgaacaaaaatcttttaattcgTATAATCCTCGCTAGAATCAGCTAAATGTTAGAGCTTATCTTGTGCTATTTTCCGTTCATTAGATTGAGACTGAGCTTAATATTTGTTCGATTCTCCTACAATCACCAAGGCCAGCGCCCCCTGTACCGCCGAGGGGGACGGCTAGCTAATACGTCACATGTACCATTCACAGCTCTGATTGATAAATGTTGACAAAGATGAATAGCACAGCTCAAATCTTCCAATAAAACTAGTTGAGATAATCTGTATCAAAGTTAgataaacttggtatttcctttCAAATACTAACCCCCACACATTTAATACTCGCAATGCgcatataattaatattaattgaacTTCAAGTATTTGAAACGCatcataatttttctttttatttcatttccagCATACTGTCGTCAACATGAAAGAATTGATTGACAGCACCGTCAAGTGGAAGTGGCTGACCTTCCTATTTTCACTTTCAACTTTCATCTTTATGTTCTTATGCGTATCAATATGGATAATCAAAGATCAAGAAATAGATACCTTTAGCGCAAATTATGGCACTTGTCCGGCAGAAGAGTTAGAAGAATCAGAGATTTGGAAGACAGTGGAAAGAGCACATGGCAGTGTTTTGGATACACTGTCAAAAGAAGAGATTAATTTGGTTGTCGACTATCTCCACGACAAAATGAACTTAAAGCACCCCAAAGAAGCACAAATTGACCAAAGTTTTATTCATGCTATTGAGGTTCATACTCCAAGAAAAAGTGAAGTACTAGACTTTTGGGATAACAATGGCCCCAAGCCAAAAAGAGAGGCTAAGGTTTTTATAATGCATGGGGATCAAAACCCACCATTTATTGGAGAATACATTGTCGGTCCCCTTCCAAATATCACATATGCAGAAATAATTAACACAACTGCACGGACGACAAAAGTTCCTTATATATATAGGCCATTCTCCAGTTTTGAGTTCATGGCGATATACAGATACGTTATAGGCCGAGTTGCCAAAGAGGCTCACCAAGTACTTGTTGAAAGTTACAACGCAACCCCGTTTAATTGTGGCAATCAGTGTTTGCGGTTTTCGATGACTCCAATCTCCAGCGGCTACCTTCCCGAAGGTACGAGGAAGTCGTGGTTTTGGTTTGCTCATAACGTTGAGTTCTACACCCTGCACCCTCTAGATTTTCAGTTTTTAGTAGACATGACCTCGAGCGACCCCAAAGAGTGGAGAATTTTAGATGTATGGTATGCAAATCAGTTATTTGAATCGCTGTCTGTTTTCCTAAAAGCGTACTCTTGTCagcaaataaataaaaccagAATTCCGTTCCCTACAGGAGAAGAAAGGACATTTAGTTCACTTGAAATGAGAGAGAACCAATTCCCTAAAAACGGTAGACGGCCGCCGCGGCAATTCTACCCCGACGGCCCTCGATTTGAAGTAAATGGAAACTCAattaaatatatgacttgggACTTGAAATACAAAATGTCGACTACGAATGGCCTGCAGCTTTTCGACATTAAATTTGATTCGGAGAGAATTATATACGAATTAAGCATGCAGGAAGTAACAGTCTTGTATTCAGGTTTCAGTCCGACCAACCGGATGTTGTACTACGCCGACAGCGCCGGTCTGTTCGGGACTCGTTCCCGGGGTTTAGTCCCAAGCGTTGACTGTCCCGAAAATGCCGAGTTTATCCACTCTTACCTGTACTCAGCCAACGAGAATGGTCATCGCACGTATGAAAACGCTTTTTGTGTTTTTGAGCACAATGCAAACTATCCTCTACGACGTCACCGGGCGTACGGACGCTCCGGCGCTTTTTACGGTGGAATGGTTAACTCTGTACTCGTTGTAAGAACTATTATGAGTGTCATTAATTATGACtatgtgtttgattacatgTTCTACCAAAATGGAATGGTTGAGATCCGGGTTCTACTGACCGGTTATTTAGGAACCTCGTTCTACGTCCCGCAAGAAGAAAATTACGGCGCGCATGTGCGAAAAACTGTCATAGCTGGACTTCATAATcatctttttaatttcaaggTTGATCTCGATATCAAAGGAACTAGGAATATATTTGAAACTCTCGATATCAAGATGGAGAACAAGACTGACCCTTGGTATGGTCATCACCATGTTCAGAATGCGTACGATCGAAATATTCGACGAACGGAGAAAGACGCTGCCTACAAGTATAACTTTGACACCCCCAAGTATTTGCTGATGTCCAACATAGGAAAACACACACCTCAAAATGTCAGACGGTCTTACAGAATTAAACCATCTGGAATGTCAAAACTTCTTCTTCCCGAGAATTACGGATTTAGCCGCTCCATATCGTGGGCACGCTACCAAGTGGCCATTACCAAACAGAAAGACTGGGAGGAATCCAGCAGCTCTATCTTTACTATGTGGGATGCCAAAAAGCCGGTAGTCAACTTCCAGTCATACATAGATGACGATGACGATATAGTCAATGAGGTACGCTTATTGGCTGTGATATTTATATTGAACTTAATCCAATGCAACGTTcctttttaattgataaatataaattagcattgaaacactttaaataaattaaatgctaataatttttttaatttttgcaatagCACCTTATTgtatatttccttatttttcaGGATTTGGTAGCCTGGGTAACACTAGGAAGTCAGCACCTGCCACAAACGGAGAACCTCCCAAACACCCTGACGGCGGGGGGAGCGCTTTCTCTCTTTCTTAGCCCGTTCAATTATTTTGACGAAGACCCGTCAATGAGGTCTAAGGACTCAGTACGCATAACTCCAAAGGATCCGGAAAAACCGACAGAGGGAGCCAATGTGGAAAGACATCACAAATATACCCACCACTGCAGTCCGATTCCAAAGTACCCGGATGTTCATATGTCAAAAAATAGTACTACTGTGTTCACATAAAGAACGCGGATATTCTAGGAGAAAAGTGATATTTGAATGGCAGCATTCTACCGACTTGTTTtcaatttcatgttttaaaaatattgttccaTGCTacgtttttgtttgtttttattcaaagtttaattatgaatttctcGTTATCTTGTTATCTGAAAAATCCGAAACTTGAGCCAACACATGCtgggaaaaccttactatttaTGATATGTGGGTGTCGTGTATTTATGAATTAAGGGTTGGGAATGAGAAAAAGTGTGTAAACAGTTGGTCGGTTTTTATCTCTATGTGCAAATATCAAGTGACTCAGCCCCGGAATTGTCTTTGAATTATCCAATTGGCGTAATTCATAAAGCTTAACAAACCGTCCATTCTGGTCTCGCTGAGGCACGGCGCGGATATGATTTCTTGGGTTATTGCTTTGAGCGTTAAATCGCTGCTTGATGTCAATAGCGCAAATAGAAACGTATCCTGGCCAATTTTTGAACGAATGTTAAGTATACATGATTGTAGAGATAAGGAGAAGTGTGGATTGTATGTTTTTCTTGAATTATCAAGCGATAAATTGTGAATActtgttaaattatatatttctattgTCTTTGTGAAAACGGGccaattgtgttttgttttaattgtggTCATGACTTGTGTATCTGTTATACATGTACGATATTTGTATACCTAAATTAATCAGAAAACTGAAGTATGACTGTTTATTCAtatgtatgttattttattataaaaaaaaccaaaatgaaatatacaaaacaaaaaaccaataaaaatgaaaatctccAAACTgattaagtttaattttttttcctcggGATTGGTTGTTGCTTGGTTTTTTTGGACATTTTATGCTCCTTCTTTTGTCTATTAAATGCATTTGTCGGCAAATCGAACACTCCCAAAGAGAAAGTAACGGAAACCAGGCACTAGTCCAATCCCAGGGCACCAGTAAACCCGAGTCTGCCGAATCTATACCGCACGGTGAATGGGACAAACTCAGAAAGGGGTCACTTCTCTACAAGGCCATTTATTCTTTACTAGATTTTGCCTTGAGAAAATACTATTTATCCTTGCTGCTGCTATCTATCTTCGCCATGTTGGAAGCGCAagattttttgtaattaaacCGATAGAGCTTAATCTCGATATAAGTGTCATTTCTACaaatgcaattttttctttgaccgactttaagcatttttctttttactctATTGTATTGTGTGAAATCGGTTAATTGGGTTTAAGGCCAATCACTCGCTATCTGGGAATCAGCGTCTCCAATAATCTTGGACGTTCCCATGTCAATAATTAGAGATTAACTCGTCGTCATTGCTGGTAACGTTGATAAACAAGTAGTCGTACTGTTGTGAGAATATCTGTACTGCTAAATGTCAATGCTCAtccaacaaaatacaaaattgataatttatttattctctctcactctctttctctctccgAAAATTAAAGATACATAAAATTCATCATATCTAATCGAATATAATTTCAAGTGCAGCCACATTGAAATTTTCTATTAAATTGGCCTTGGTATACAAAAAATCCAGTTAAACATAATATTATCGTGATTGCTTCAAGACTGTCTGGGGTTCAATAAACATACAGGCTGACAGCCTGATCGGTATGTACTTCAAGTTTCGGTGTAAAGCACCTAAGCCCCAGACACAAACTTTTGACCTGGCCTGTCGGCATATGTTTTTCAAAGGTCAAATGCCACAACTTACGCAAGATTGCAGTGTAGTAAAACATTGATTTGAAGTCGATTAATCCACAGGATGGacacaaaataacaataaatttgTGCTGAAATTGCAATTAATCTCGCCTGAATAAATGTCATCTCTAATTGACTTTTTccacaatttgatttttttcttcgttAATCAGCCTGATGTAGGTCACTATACGACAGTTGTAGTGAAAGAATTGACAGCACACGAGAAAACAGCACGAAACCCGGAGTACGCACGGTTTATTAGAATATAGACGTCTTTTATTATGACACTGGATTCAGTGGGAGTAAGTTTGATCATTTCTCGGTGCGTAGTTTACGTGTAACTTTGGACAAGAATCTCGTTAATCAGTTCTACGTGTGAAGTAACATTTACATTGATCGACGAACACTCAACTTTTATTGGTCCATCTGAGTCGAAGACTCAGTGAGCTCTCCTAATCAAAAtgtgtccgttgtctgtcgtcgtaaGCTtttcatcttctccagaaccactggaaCCTGACATAAAGCATTATTGGGTAAAAGGgatcaagtttgttcaaatgaacgCTACTTTAGGAGGGAAGATAATTcagaattattattaattttttttttaaatcttctcaaaaaccatttggtcagaaaaactgtaacttgtatggatgcatcctcagttagttgttcaaatcatgacccccggggtttaggttggggccacaatgggggggggggaattatTTCATAGGAAtagattgaaaaaaatctttgaaaatattcctcGCAAAAGCTATGGGATTCGAAGTCGAATTTTTTCatagaaatatgtaggtatagaaaatattttaaaaattttgttcctAAAACCCACTGGCCCAAAAAGCTGCAACTTGTGTatagattcaattttgtgcagattatgatctccgggggtagggtcttgccacaattgggggggggggggggatcgaAATTTTACAAGGaatctattgaaaaaaaaattctaaaaatcttgttctgataaatcatttaatcaGAAAAACTGAATCCTGTGTAAAAGCACAGGTTGCTGAGATAAAAGTTTTTACAAAATAAGAATGAAGTcacaaaagggggggggggggggggggtaatgggAATAGAGATAATTTTCTCATAAATACTGAAACAACAAAAGAACCTAGTTATTTAACATAAAGACATGTCGATAAAAGTccgaagattttttttaactttttgagCAAGGTCCTCTGTACTTAATTGTCAAGCTATTCTAAATTTGGTACTGTAATGCTGAATTGATCAGCTAGAGTTACGGCTATCCTTGCTCAGgcgagcgatgtggcccataggcctctttttatattttttttcaaaaatcagaaACAGTACTTTCCGGGGTTGATAAGAAAAATTGTTCCCTTTTTTGTGTTTGATCATTTGGTCAAATAAAGTACTTTAAATTCAAACTTTGACTACTAGTTGTGAGATTTTATCCGTAATACTATCATGACCCATATGTAATACTTGTGTTTGTCGTACATCATTGATGCTTTAGTCTGGTGTGCCCATGATTACTTGTTGATATACATTTTACCACTATTCATATGCGCAGCTTCTTTAATTAGAAAAGCAAGGAGGACATTGTTGGTAGTTACAAGACAGTTAGcgttgtttctttattttctttggCTATTTTTGCTAACCGCGCGCAGTGTTCTTTGccagaaaaaaagagaaaatatataGCACGCGCAGACCTTTTCTTCCCATAGGTACTGATCTAAAATATGCATTTAtacttattatataaattaagaaGTCAAATCTATGAAGTGAAGtctatataaaaaacaaaatcttccTCATTTTTTACATCCTAAACTATactgaaaaaaagtaaaaattaccCACTTATCTAAACTTTTTtatgaataacaaaaaaaatagataaaatttaaacacaGACAATTACCTTAAACTCGGGATCAACCTGGAAACAGAATAAAAACGGATATAATGGTTTTACTGAATGAACACTGTCTGGGAGGGTTTCCCGCGTCGGATTGTAAGTATGTTTATCTACCCGAGGTGAGTACGGTCTAACGCATTTCAAAGCCTAGATAGTGAAGAAACAGCGTACAGCTCCGCTATAGATTCAGAAACTAAGGATGGGAATAATCCTTTATCAGCAAGCATCGTGAATTCGGTGTAAAAATCTGATGTCAAGTCTGCAAATTTGCTTTCCCTAGTCTAAAATCTTAAGAATTTCCGTcgataaaattaatttgatgcAAATTTTTGGATGCTATCTGTAATCTTTCGATGATCATCCAAAAAATTTGCTTACAATGATCTGTACATGGTGTATTTTACAAAGTGCCATTCATGTTGTGTTTTTAGGACGAAAAAAATGCTTACGAAATACTGAAAAATTGTGAATTGGGAAAAACGACAGTTAAAGTGCTAGTCTACTTGTTTGGCAACATATTTAAATGTACgtaaatttgacaaaaaattgaTGAGTGGGAGACCTAAGCAAACCGTTATACCGTATCTCGTATCTTTCTATCAAATTGTGGTGatcgttttttttaactttaatatcCTTCCTTTCTATCTTTTGGCGATTATAGTTTTTTCCCCGTAAACGTTGAAACCATTGAAATTGTTCAATCCTTACAATGAATATTACCCCTTTTTGTGTTAAAATGTTCTGAATACCCACTTTCCGGATCAATTCATTATACAAAtccttcaatttatttattttatcaattaaacattttgcaatatttgattgaaaaatcGATCATTTAATAAAATGGTCATTTTATTGGCGGATATGTGACTGCATTAACGTCTCCCAATGTTTTTATGCTTAACGATTGTCTGCATTGTGTTGTACTATATAGTAATTTATACCcgtgtatttttcttttgtaaatatgaGTATAATTTTCGTTTGCATAGATGTATATTGTACTGTTGTATGTtgtatagatatttttatttaatcacaCTCAATCGTTGGACACCAAGGTCAATCTTGCTTCTCTTGAAGCAAGACCGACCGTGGGTTTGCGACAATGATCAAATTCATGCATATAAAGATCAGTTTACCATtcgttttgtttaaaaaaaaaagaaatgttcattttaataaatgtatatattgtacTGATATCCTATACCTTAAGGTGTAGTACTAATCTATGAACTCGTTGGGCATATTGTACATATGTACAGCTGTATACAGGTGAGTTCTATTGAAATACATTGTAAACATACAGATTACTTTGTTGGTGTATGCACCATGTTGTACTACTGTCTGAATCAGATGTatacccatcttctttatacatgtactgtcgTATAGCAAATGCGGGGTAACTTTTAGAAACCTATTATTGCTAAAAAAGGAATCAGAGTTACTTACCTTTGAGAGCGCCGATTGTTTATGATCGTCTATACTTTCAGGATgttattaaatacatttttttttaaaaaggaggttg is part of the Crassostrea angulata isolate pt1a10 chromosome 3, ASM2561291v2, whole genome shotgun sequence genome and encodes:
- the LOC128179029 gene encoding putative amine oxidase [copper-containing] — translated: MHNHHSVTVHYLKKHTVVNMKELIDSTVKWKWLTFLFSLSTFIFMFLCVSIWIIKDQEIDTFSANYGTCPAEELEESEIWKTVERAHGSVLDTLSKEEINLVVDYLHDKMNLKHPKEAQIDQSFIHAIEVHTPRKSEVLDFWDNNGPKPKREAKVFIMHGDQNPPFIGEYIVGPLPNITYAEIINTTARTTKVPYIYRPFSSFEFMAIYRYVIGRVAKEAHQVLVESYNATPFNCGNQCLRFSMTPISSGYLPEGTRKSWFWFAHNVEFYTLHPLDFQFLVDMTSSDPKEWRILDVWYANQLFESLSVFLKAYSCQQINKTRIPFPTGEERTFSSLEMRENQFPKNGRRPPRQFYPDGPRFEVNGNSIKYMTWDLKYKMSTTNGLQLFDIKFDSERIIYELSMQEVTVLYSGFSPTNRMLYYADSAGLFGTRSRGLVPSVDCPENAEFIHSYLYSANENGHRTYENAFCVFEHNANYPLRRHRAYGRSGAFYGGMVNSVLVVRTIMSVINYDYVFDYMFYQNGMVEIRVLLTGYLGTSFYVPQEENYGAHVRKTVIAGLHNHLFNFKVDLDIKGTRNIFETLDIKMENKTDPWYGHHHVQNAYDRNIRRTEKDAAYKYNFDTPKYLLMSNIGKHTPQNVRRSYRIKPSGMSKLLLPENYGFSRSISWARYQVAITKQKDWEESSSSIFTMWDAKKPVVNFQSYIDDDDDIVNEDLVAWVTLGSQHLPQTENLPNTLTAGGALSLFLSPFNYFDEDPSMRSKDSVRITPKDPEKPTEGANVERHHKYTHHCSPIPKYPDVHMSKNSTTVFT